TCAAGTCCCGTAGATGGATTCGAGAAGATGAAAACGGAAAAAATGCCCTATTGCAATCCTACAGGGCCCGGGAAGATTCGCAGCCTTGCAAAGTGCGAAAGTGTCAATCCCCTGGCAAAAGACTGAATATCATCATGAATTTGAATACAGACCATTTGCTTAGATGCATTCAGACGCTGGAGGCCTCCGTCGAGCGATACAATCAGGCCGTTCCGGGCAGTATCGATCACGAGATTTTCCGCAACGCCATTGTAAAAGGGTACGAGCTGGCCCAGGAGACCGCACACAAGCTGTTGCGCAAGGCCCTGATCGAGTTTGGTTACGGGCCCAGAAAGCTGGACGAGACGCCAGCCAGGGGTGTATTGCGGCTGGCGGCCACCCATGGATTGATGACCCTGGAGGAGGTGGAACGGTGGTTCAACTACCGCACCAACCGCAACTTCACTGCCCATGATTACGGCGAGGGTTTCGCCAAGGAGACCATGACGTTATTGCCCGCCTTCATTGCCGACAGCCGGAAACTGGAAGCAACCTTGAGAGAGAAGCTCGGCCATGACCAGGCTTGATCCTTCTGCCCTGCACATTCTTCCGCGCCATCTGGAGATGGTGAAAAATTTGCTGCGGCAATTCCTGCCCGACGCCGAGGTGTGGGCCTATGGCAGCCGGGTGACGGGCAAGAACCACGAGGCCAGCGATCTGGATCTGGTAGTGCGCAACCCGGAGAATCCGCAGGTGGAAATACCTAGCGTTGCCGCGCTGAAGGAAGCCTTCACGGAAAGCGATCTGCCCATCCGGGTTGACGTGGTGGAATGGGCGCGTGTTCCTGAAACTTTCCATCGCACTATTGAAGAAAAGCATGTGGTGGTGCAGGAATTCGCGATCCGTTCCTCCCCAGGCTGATCACCGACGAGACCCGCGTCCGCGACAAAGGTGCTCCAGACCGAATGCCCCGCGTTCCTGGA
This genomic window from Magnetococcales bacterium contains:
- a CDS encoding nucleotidyltransferase substrate binding protein, with the protein product MNLNTDHLLRCIQTLEASVERYNQAVPGSIDHEIFRNAIVKGYELAQETAHKLLRKALIEFGYGPRKLDETPARGVLRLAATHGLMTLEEVERWFNYRTNRNFTAHDYGEGFAKETMTLLPAFIADSRKLEATLREKLGHDQA
- a CDS encoding nucleotidyltransferase domain-containing protein; its protein translation is MTRLDPSALHILPRHLEMVKNLLRQFLPDAEVWAYGSRVTGKNHEASDLDLVVRNPENPQVEIPSVAALKEAFTESDLPIRVDVVEWARVPETFHRTIEEKHVVVQEFAIRSSPG